A region of the Pseudomonas anguilliseptica genome:
AGCAGCAGTATCAGGCCGAGCAGCAGGGAGCCCAGTGCGGCGGCTAGTTCCCAGTTGTTCGAGCGCTGCATATGGAAGGCGATGATGTTGCTGATCATCTGCCCATCGGTGCCGCCGACCAGCGCCGGGGTGATGTAGTAGCCGACCGAGATGATAAATACCAGCAGCGCGCCGGCACTCAGACCCGGCAGGGTCATCGGGAAGTAGATGCGCAGAAATGCCGGAATCGGCCGCGCGCCCAGTGACAGCGCTGCGCGCAGATAACTGGGGTCGATGCCGCGCATCACGCTATACAGCGGCAGAATCATAAACGGCAGCAGGATATGGGTCATCGCCACCACCGTGGCGAACGAGGTATAGAGCATCTCGATGGGTTGGCCGATCACGCCGATGCCGAGCAGGAAGGAGTTGATCACCCCGTTGGTCTGCAGCAGGGCGATCCAGGCCGTGGTGCGCACCAGCAGCGACGTCCAGAACGGCAGCAGTACCAGTACCAGTAGCAGGTTGGCGCGGTTCTCCGGCAGGCCGGCCAAGTAGTAGGCCAGCGGGTAGCCGAGCAGCGCGCAGAAAAGCGTGATGACCAGCGCCATGCTCAGGGTCTTGCTGTACAGCTGCA
Encoded here:
- a CDS encoding ABC transporter permease, yielding MSSLTSTEASQASNARNKKRLTAFLFVVPLLVFILLTFVAPIASMLWRSVHHPTVATLIPLTLSELQRWDGKTIPNEKTLSVFAQELHGLAKERQSGKLAEEFNRASAGMSSVVKSTARKVSRLNDERLTQQGAEILLKSHRNWSKPQIWYAIQRAGKPYTYDYYLTALDLELHPEQGIQVREDTQIYLQLYSKTLSMALVITLFCALLGYPLAYYLAGLPENRANLLLVLVLLPFWTSLLVRTTAWIALLQTNGVINSFLLGIGVIGQPIEMLYTSFATVVAMTHILLPFMILPLYSVMRGIDPSYLRAALSLGARPIPAFLRIYFPMTLPGLSAGALLVFIISVGYYITPALVGGTDGQMISNIIAFHMQRSNNWELAAALGSLLLGLILLLYWLYDRFVGASNIKLG